The Microlunatus antarcticus genome window below encodes:
- the aroB gene encoding 3-dehydroquinate synthase gives MTDPESGGVTLIGVAAERPYDVVVGRGVLARVADVLGAPRRVAVLHPAALIDVAVRVSASLEHAGHEVVRIDVPDAEAAKTVEVAARCWAVLGNAGFTRSDAVVGVGGGSTTDLAGFVAATWLRGVALVTVPTSLLAMVDAAVGGKTGINTAEGKNLVGVFHEPVGVVCDLDLLATLPPVDLRAGLGEVVKCGFIADPRILELVEQEPEAALDPASPVLRELVERSVRVKARVVSADLREATSEGRQVGRELLNYGHTLGHAVERRERFRWRHGEAVSVGMVFVAELARAAGVLDDAVADRHRAVLGSLGLPTTYAPDALEDLVATMGLDKKTRGSTLRFVVLNDLASAEILSAPSDELLRTAFAALTRV, from the coding sequence GTGACTGACCCCGAGTCCGGCGGCGTGACCCTGATCGGTGTCGCGGCCGAGCGCCCGTACGACGTCGTCGTCGGTCGCGGCGTCCTCGCGCGGGTCGCCGACGTGCTCGGTGCGCCGCGGCGGGTGGCCGTGCTGCACCCAGCCGCCCTCATCGACGTCGCCGTTCGGGTCTCCGCGTCGCTCGAGCACGCCGGGCACGAGGTCGTGCGGATCGACGTGCCCGACGCCGAGGCGGCGAAGACGGTCGAGGTGGCCGCGCGCTGCTGGGCGGTGCTCGGGAACGCCGGCTTCACCCGCAGCGACGCGGTCGTCGGCGTCGGCGGCGGGTCGACGACCGACCTCGCGGGCTTCGTGGCCGCGACCTGGCTGCGCGGCGTGGCCCTGGTGACCGTGCCGACGAGCCTGCTGGCCATGGTCGACGCGGCCGTGGGCGGCAAGACCGGCATCAACACCGCCGAGGGCAAGAACCTGGTCGGCGTGTTCCACGAGCCGGTCGGCGTCGTCTGCGACCTCGACCTGCTGGCCACGCTCCCGCCGGTCGACCTGCGGGCCGGTCTCGGCGAGGTGGTCAAGTGCGGCTTCATCGCCGACCCCCGCATCCTGGAGCTGGTCGAGCAGGAGCCGGAGGCGGCCCTCGACCCCGCGTCGCCGGTGCTCCGCGAGCTCGTCGAGCGCTCGGTCCGGGTCAAGGCCCGCGTCGTCTCCGCCGACCTGCGCGAGGCGACGTCCGAGGGGCGTCAGGTCGGTCGGGAGCTGCTCAACTACGGCCACACGCTGGGCCACGCGGTCGAGCGCCGCGAACGCTTCCGCTGGCGCCACGGCGAGGCGGTCAGCGTCGGGATGGTGTTCGTGGCCGAGCTGGCCCGTGCCGCCGGCGTCCTCGACGACGCCGTCGCCGACCGGCACCGGGCCGTCCTCGGCTCGCTCGGCCTGCCCACCACGTACGCGCCGGACGCCCTCGAAGACCTCGTCGCCACGATGGGCCTGGACAAGAAGACCCGCGGGTCCACGTTGCGCTTCGTCGTCCTCAACGACCTGGCGAGCGCCGAGATCCTCTCGGCCCCGTCCGACGAGCTCCTGCGCACCGCGTTCGCGGCCCTCACACGGGTCTGA
- the efp gene encoding elongation factor P, whose protein sequence is MASTNDLKNGMVLDLDGQLWSVIWFQHHKPGKGNTVVRTKLKHVLSGKVVDRTFNSDTKVDTASVDRREMQYLYHDGAGYVFMDTSSYEQLVIPDDTVGDAKNYLLPEHMATVAIHEETPLYLDLPASVELEVTYTEPGLQGDRSTGGTKPATVETGLQIQVPLFLTTGERVKVDTRDGSYLGRVG, encoded by the coding sequence GTGGCGTCCACGAACGATCTGAAGAACGGCATGGTCCTCGACCTGGACGGCCAGCTGTGGTCCGTGATCTGGTTCCAGCACCACAAGCCGGGCAAGGGCAACACCGTCGTCCGGACCAAGCTCAAGCACGTGCTGTCCGGCAAGGTCGTCGACCGCACCTTCAACTCCGACACCAAGGTCGACACGGCCAGCGTCGACCGCCGTGAGATGCAGTACCTCTACCACGACGGCGCGGGCTACGTGTTCATGGACACCAGCAGCTACGAGCAGCTGGTCATCCCCGACGACACCGTCGGCGACGCGAAGAACTACCTGCTCCCCGAGCACATGGCGACCGTGGCGATCCACGAGGAGACGCCGCTCTACCTCGACCTGCCGGCGTCGGTGGAGCTCGAGGTCACCTACACCGAGCCCGGCCTGCAGGGCGACCGGAGCACCGGCGGCACCAAGCCCGCCACCGTCGAGACCGGCCTCCAGATCCAGGTGCCGCTGTTCCTCACCACCGGTGAGCGGGTCAAGGTCGACACGCGCGACGGCAGCTATCTCGGCCGCGTCGGCTGA
- a CDS encoding class I SAM-dependent methyltransferase, with the protein MSAPAGPAGVFDRAAATYDAVGVPWFGPIAAGLVAALEPQPGERVLDVGCGRGAVLGRVAPLVGAQGRAVGLDLAPEMVRRTAADLADLEWVEVLVGDAQAPDLPPRSYDVVASSLVLFFLDDPAAALRRWTELLVPGGRLGVTTFGEEDPRWRSVDAVFGPYLPARLKDARTSGATGPFDSDAGMEALLAEAGLVEVRTVRATVEARFRDVEHLLAFTWSHGQRAMWEAVPETDRDAVRTRIVERVAELGLGAPGFTFTQDVRHTLARRPLSPGG; encoded by the coding sequence ATGAGCGCACCCGCGGGGCCGGCCGGCGTGTTCGACCGGGCGGCCGCGACCTACGACGCCGTCGGGGTTCCCTGGTTCGGCCCGATCGCCGCGGGCCTGGTGGCCGCGCTGGAGCCGCAGCCGGGCGAGCGGGTGCTGGACGTCGGCTGCGGGCGCGGGGCGGTGCTCGGCCGGGTCGCACCCCTCGTCGGCGCGCAGGGGCGGGCCGTGGGCCTGGACCTCGCGCCGGAGATGGTGCGCCGGACCGCCGCCGACCTCGCGGACCTCGAGTGGGTCGAGGTGCTCGTCGGGGACGCGCAGGCGCCCGACCTGCCGCCCCGCTCGTACGACGTCGTGGCCTCGTCGCTCGTGCTGTTCTTCCTCGACGACCCCGCCGCCGCGCTGCGTCGCTGGACGGAGCTGCTGGTCCCGGGCGGTCGGCTGGGGGTGACGACGTTCGGCGAGGAGGACCCGCGGTGGCGCAGCGTCGACGCGGTCTTCGGGCCCTATCTCCCCGCCCGGCTCAAGGACGCCCGCACCTCGGGCGCGACGGGGCCGTTCGACTCCGACGCCGGGATGGAGGCCCTCCTCGCCGAGGCCGGGCTGGTCGAGGTCCGCACCGTCCGCGCGACGGTGGAGGCGAGGTTCCGCGACGTGGAGCACCTGCTCGCGTTCACCTGGTCGCACGGGCAGCGCGCCATGTGGGAGGCCGTCCCCGAGACCGACCGCGACGCCGTCCGGACCCGGATCGTCGAGCGGGTGGCCGAGCTCGGGCTGGGGGCGCCGGGGTTCACGTTCACCCAGGACGTGCGCCACACGCTCGCGCGCCGACCCCTGTCGCCCGGCGGCTAG
- the nusB gene encoding transcription antitermination factor NusB, translating into MSDSAPTPSAPAAPPTPVRVSARSKARKRALDILFESEVRGTGVLETLAARAADADPPLRDYTRTLVEGVADHQEAIDARISAALAKGWTLPRTPRVDRSALRIAVLEIDHLAVPDAVAVSEAVRLVSELSTDESPSFVGGVLGAIVNSKSAGPGASVAS; encoded by the coding sequence GTGAGCGACTCCGCCCCCACGCCGTCGGCTCCTGCGGCCCCGCCCACCCCGGTCCGGGTCTCGGCCCGCTCCAAGGCGCGCAAGCGCGCGCTCGACATCCTCTTCGAGTCCGAGGTGCGCGGCACCGGCGTCCTGGAGACGCTCGCCGCCCGCGCGGCCGACGCCGACCCGCCGCTGCGCGACTACACGCGCACCCTCGTCGAGGGGGTCGCCGACCACCAGGAGGCGATCGACGCACGGATCTCCGCAGCCCTGGCCAAGGGCTGGACCCTGCCGCGCACGCCGCGGGTCGACCGCAGCGCGCTGCGGATCGCCGTGCTCGAGATCGACCACCTGGCGGTGCCTGACGCGGTCGCGGTCTCCGAGGCCGTCCGCCTCGTCTCGGAGCTGTCGACCGACGAGTCGCCGTCCTTCGTGGGCGGCGTGCTCGGCGCGATCGTCAACAGCAAGTCCGCCGGGCCCGGGGCGTCGGTCGCCTCGTAG